In one Achromobacter spanius genomic region, the following are encoded:
- the purD gene encoding phosphoribosylamine--glycine ligase, producing MKLLVIGSGGREHALAWRLARSPRVHKVFVAPGNGGTQRAEQMENIALTNAEELADFVQREGIALTVVGPEAPLASGVVDVFRARGLKIFGPTKAAAQLESSKDYAKAFMVRHNIPTARYATFTDPAQAHAYIDQEGAPIVIKADGLAAGKGVVVAATLEEAHAAVDAMLGDGSMGAAGARVVIEECLVGEEASFIVMCDGRNVLALATSQDHKRLQDGDQGPNTGGMGAYSPAPIVTPELHHRIMREIILPTVQGMTRDGIPYTGFLYAGLMIAPGDDPDREIKTLEFNCRMGDPETQPIMMRVKSDLLDALEHAVDGTLNQADIVWDRRTALGVVLASHNYPNTPRTGDVIRGLPADAEDCMVFHAATELDGEDTKTTGGRVLCVTALGDSVKMARDRVYEAIDGIHFDGRQYRSDIGWRALKPSQQKPKSNA from the coding sequence ATGAAACTCCTGGTAATTGGCTCGGGCGGCCGCGAACATGCCCTCGCCTGGCGGCTGGCCCGCTCCCCGCGCGTACACAAGGTGTTTGTCGCCCCGGGTAACGGCGGCACGCAACGGGCCGAGCAGATGGAAAACATCGCGCTCACCAATGCCGAGGAGCTGGCCGATTTCGTCCAGCGCGAAGGAATCGCCCTGACGGTCGTTGGGCCGGAAGCGCCGCTGGCCTCGGGCGTGGTGGACGTGTTCCGCGCGCGCGGGCTGAAAATCTTTGGCCCCACCAAGGCCGCCGCGCAACTGGAAAGCTCGAAGGACTACGCCAAGGCCTTCATGGTCCGGCACAACATCCCCACCGCGCGCTACGCCACCTTCACCGACCCGGCACAGGCGCACGCCTATATTGACCAGGAAGGCGCCCCCATCGTCATCAAGGCTGACGGCCTGGCGGCCGGCAAGGGCGTCGTGGTTGCGGCCACGCTGGAAGAAGCTCATGCCGCCGTTGACGCCATGCTGGGCGACGGCTCGATGGGCGCCGCGGGCGCTCGTGTCGTCATCGAAGAATGCCTGGTGGGCGAAGAAGCCAGCTTCATCGTCATGTGCGACGGCCGCAACGTGCTGGCGCTGGCCACCAGCCAAGACCACAAGCGCCTGCAAGACGGCGACCAGGGTCCGAACACCGGCGGCATGGGCGCGTATTCGCCCGCGCCGATCGTCACGCCCGAACTGCACCACCGCATCATGCGCGAAATCATCCTGCCGACCGTGCAGGGCATGACGCGCGACGGCATCCCCTACACCGGCTTTCTGTACGCTGGCCTGATGATCGCCCCGGGCGACGACCCCGACCGCGAAATCAAGACGCTGGAATTCAACTGCCGCATGGGCGACCCGGAAACGCAGCCCATCATGATGCGCGTCAAGAGCGACCTTTTGGATGCGCTTGAGCACGCGGTGGACGGCACGCTGAACCAGGCCGACATCGTCTGGGACCGCCGCACCGCCCTGGGCGTGGTGCTGGCTTCGCACAATTACCCCAACACACCGCGCACGGGCGACGTCATCCGCGGCCTGCCCGCCGACGCCGAAGACTGCATGGTCTTCCATGCCGCCACCGAACTGGATGGTGAAGACACCAAGACCACCGGCGGCCGCGTGCTGTGCGTCACGGCCCTGGGCGATTCAGTCAAGATGGCTCGCGACCGCGTGTACGAAGCCATCGACGGCATCCATTTCGATGGCCGCCAGTACCGCAGCGACATCGGCTGGCGCGCGCTCAAGCCGTCGCAACAAAAGCCCAAGTCCAACGCGTAA
- a CDS encoding YebC/PmpR family DNA-binding transcriptional regulator, which translates to MAGHSKWANIQHRKGRQDAKRGKLWTKIIREITVAARAGGPDPDSNPRLRMAWDKATDANMPKDNIQRAIQRGAGGADGDAYEEVRYEGYGIGGAAVIVDCMTDNRTRTVAEVRHAFAKNGGNLGQEGSVAFMFKHCGQFVFAPGTAEDKVMEAALDAGAEDVTTDEEGVIEVVCAPADYAAVRKAFDEAGLKAEVDGIVMKALNETELAGEDAIKMQKLLDALEGLDDVQEVYTTVIFDEAQ; encoded by the coding sequence ATGGCCGGACACAGCAAATGGGCCAATATCCAGCACCGCAAAGGGCGTCAAGACGCCAAGCGCGGGAAGCTTTGGACCAAGATCATTCGTGAAATCACCGTGGCGGCGCGCGCCGGCGGCCCCGACCCGGACAGCAATCCGCGCTTGCGCATGGCCTGGGACAAGGCCACCGACGCCAACATGCCCAAGGACAACATCCAGCGCGCCATCCAGCGTGGCGCGGGCGGCGCCGACGGCGACGCCTACGAGGAAGTCCGCTACGAAGGCTACGGCATCGGCGGCGCGGCGGTCATCGTTGACTGCATGACCGACAACCGCACCCGCACCGTGGCGGAAGTCCGCCACGCCTTCGCCAAGAACGGCGGCAACCTGGGCCAGGAAGGTTCGGTGGCCTTCATGTTCAAGCATTGCGGCCAGTTCGTATTCGCGCCTGGCACCGCTGAAGACAAAGTCATGGAAGCCGCGCTCGACGCCGGCGCCGAAGACGTAACGACCGACGAAGAAGGCGTGATCGAAGTCGTTTGCGCGCCGGCCGACTACGCCGCCGTGCGCAAGGCGTTCGACGAAGCCGGTTTGAAAGCCGAAGTTGACGGCATCGTCATGAAGGCACTGAACGAAACCGAACTGGCTGGCGAAGACGCCATCAAGATGCAGAAACTGCTCGACGCCCTGGAAGGCCTGGACGACGTGCAGGAAGTCTATACCACCGTCATTTTCGACGAAGCGCAGTAA
- a CDS encoding helicase HerA-like C-terminal domain-containing protein: MPNPIVIAKNAQTELALLPALANRHGCITGATGTGKTVTLQVLAESFSRIGTPVFMADVKGDLTGISQAGVASPKLAERLKSLGLPEPVWGASPVTLWDVFGEQGLPVRATITDMGPLLLSRILELNDTQEGVLTLVFKVADDEGQLLLDLKDLRAMLQNVADRSAELKTRYGNVSSASVGAIQRGLLALESQGAEQFFGEPMLDVADLMRTDAQGRGMVNVLAADKLMQAPRLYAIFLLWLLADLYEKLPEVGDMDQPKLVFFFDEAHLLFNDAPAALLNKIEQVVRLVRSKGVGVYFVTQNPLDIPDTVLGQLGNRVQHALRAFTPRDQKAVKTAAQTMRPNPGLDIEAAITELGVGEALISLLDAKGRPMPTERAYVMPPASRIGPATDAERQLLRQGSPMAAKYEKAIDRESAYESLAGRAAVPADSPSGKQAEPKDEAPAESSDGGLMGRLNDVLFGSTGPRGGKRDGVVQTMAKSTARSIARELTRGILGSLLGSKTRR, translated from the coding sequence ATGCCCAATCCCATCGTCATTGCCAAGAACGCGCAGACCGAACTGGCCCTGTTACCCGCCTTGGCCAACCGGCACGGTTGCATTACCGGGGCCACGGGCACCGGCAAGACCGTCACCCTGCAAGTGCTGGCCGAATCGTTTTCACGCATCGGCACACCGGTGTTCATGGCCGACGTGAAGGGCGACCTGACCGGGATATCGCAAGCAGGGGTGGCAAGCCCCAAGCTGGCCGAGCGGCTGAAAAGCCTGGGCCTGCCCGAGCCGGTCTGGGGCGCCAGCCCCGTTACGCTTTGGGACGTGTTCGGTGAGCAGGGTTTGCCCGTGCGGGCCACCATTACCGATATGGGGCCGCTGCTGCTGTCGCGCATTCTTGAACTGAACGACACGCAGGAAGGGGTGCTGACGCTGGTATTCAAGGTGGCCGACGATGAAGGCCAACTGTTGCTTGACCTGAAAGACCTGCGCGCCATGCTGCAAAACGTGGCGGACCGTTCGGCCGAGCTCAAGACCCGCTACGGCAATGTGTCCTCCGCCAGCGTGGGCGCCATCCAGCGCGGCTTGCTGGCGCTGGAATCGCAGGGCGCCGAACAGTTCTTTGGCGAACCCATGCTGGACGTGGCCGACCTGATGCGCACCGATGCCCAGGGGCGCGGCATGGTCAACGTGCTGGCCGCCGACAAGCTGATGCAGGCGCCCCGGCTGTACGCGATTTTCCTGCTGTGGCTCCTGGCCGACCTGTACGAAAAGCTGCCCGAGGTGGGCGACATGGACCAGCCCAAGCTGGTTTTCTTTTTCGATGAAGCGCACCTGCTGTTCAACGACGCACCGGCCGCGCTGCTGAACAAGATCGAGCAGGTGGTGCGGCTGGTGCGGTCCAAGGGCGTGGGCGTTTATTTCGTGACCCAGAATCCGCTGGACATTCCCGACACCGTGTTGGGGCAACTGGGTAACCGCGTTCAGCATGCCTTGCGCGCTTTTACCCCGCGCGACCAGAAGGCCGTCAAGACCGCCGCGCAGACGATGCGCCCGAACCCAGGCCTGGACATCGAAGCGGCCATTACCGAGCTGGGGGTGGGCGAGGCGCTGATTTCCTTGCTGGACGCCAAGGGCCGCCCCATGCCGACGGAACGTGCCTACGTGATGCCGCCGGCCAGCCGCATCGGCCCGGCGACGGACGCCGAGCGCCAGCTGTTGCGCCAGGGCAGCCCGATGGCCGCCAAGTACGAAAAGGCGATCGACCGGGAATCCGCTTACGAAAGCCTGGCTGGTCGCGCCGCCGTGCCTGCAGATTCCCCCAGCGGCAAGCAGGCGGAACCCAAAGACGAGGCGCCCGCTGAATCTTCCGACGGCGGTTTGATGGGCCGCTTGAACGACGTGCTCTTCGGATCGACCGGCCCTCGCGGGGGCAAGCGCGACGGCGTCGTTCAAACCATGGCCAAAAGCACGGCCCGTTCCATTGCGCGTGAATTGACGCGCGGCATTCTGGGATCGCTGCTGGGCTCAAAAACCCGCCGCTGA
- a CDS encoding tartrate dehydrogenase has translation MAKKHKIAVIPGDGIGKEVVPEGLKVLDAVATRFGIEFQWDHFDWSCDYYAQHGKMMPDDWKAQIGQHEAIFFGSIGWPATVPDHEALWGSLFKFRREFDQYINLRPVRLMPGVPSPLADRKPGDIDFFIVRENTEGEYSNSGGRLFEGTDREVVIQESVFTRIGAERVLKFAFELAQKRGKHLTAATKSNGISISMPWWDERVAEMAGNYPDVRWDKYHIDILCAHFVQHPDWFDVVVASNLFGDILSDLGPACTGTIGIAPSANLNPERKFPSLFEPVHGSAPDIYGKGIANPIGQIWSGALMLDFLGYPEASAAVVKAIETVLADGPRTRDMKGSASTVEVGDAIASLIAAG, from the coding sequence GTGGCTAAGAAACACAAGATTGCGGTGATTCCAGGGGACGGTATCGGCAAAGAGGTCGTGCCGGAAGGGCTGAAAGTGCTGGACGCCGTGGCGACGCGCTTCGGCATCGAATTCCAGTGGGATCATTTCGACTGGAGCTGCGACTATTACGCGCAGCACGGCAAGATGATGCCGGACGACTGGAAGGCGCAAATCGGGCAACACGAAGCGATTTTCTTCGGCTCGATCGGCTGGCCCGCCACGGTGCCAGACCACGAGGCGCTGTGGGGCTCGCTGTTCAAGTTCCGTCGCGAATTTGATCAGTACATCAATTTGCGACCGGTTCGCCTGATGCCTGGCGTGCCGTCGCCGCTGGCCGACCGCAAGCCCGGCGACATTGATTTCTTCATCGTCCGTGAAAACACCGAAGGCGAATACTCCAATAGTGGCGGCCGCCTGTTCGAAGGCACCGATCGCGAAGTGGTCATTCAGGAAAGCGTGTTCACGCGCATTGGCGCGGAGCGTGTGCTGAAGTTTGCATTCGAGCTGGCCCAAAAACGCGGCAAGCACCTGACTGCCGCCACCAAGTCCAACGGCATCTCGATTTCGATGCCCTGGTGGGACGAGCGTGTTGCTGAAATGGCCGGGAACTATCCGGACGTGCGCTGGGACAAATACCATATCGATATCTTGTGCGCGCACTTCGTGCAGCATCCGGATTGGTTCGATGTGGTGGTGGCTTCCAATCTTTTCGGCGACATTCTTTCCGATCTGGGGCCGGCGTGCACGGGCACGATTGGCATTGCGCCGTCGGCCAACCTGAACCCCGAACGCAAGTTCCCGTCGCTGTTCGAGCCGGTGCACGGTTCGGCGCCGGATATCTATGGCAAAGGCATCGCCAACCCGATCGGACAGATCTGGAGCGGCGCATTGATGCTTGATTTTCTGGGTTACCCCGAGGCCTCGGCTGCCGTGGTGAAAGCGATTGAAACCGTGTTGGCGGATGGGCCGCGCACGCGGGACATGAAGGGAAGCGCATCGACCGTTGAGGTGGGGGACGCAATTGCGTCGCTGATCGCGGCCGGCTAA